One Candida dubliniensis CD36 chromosome 1, complete sequence genomic region harbors:
- a CDS encoding high-affinity glucose transporter, putative (Similar to Kluyveromyces lactis HGT1;~Similar to S. cerevisiae SGD: YDR387C), with product MESLSVIWIIGIIFAFISDTITMLIIGKIINGVAIGMAFVTIPIYQYEIIPVQNRGRILSIFIFSCALGNLFIYVVRLISERFLNESKYSRLFWAIEVIPLVFAATFIAFIPESPKWLAVNCEWTSAADVLESIEVKNSSVLKRRKTKEDRIRLGDKHYVIKKYSTGVCIKSCSINGLFGKKYIKEVCRGILLLFFVDFTSISKILESLDYICQSCQIMGESLKTVTIFQLLMRVLFATAPILIIDMMRRKDVLVFGMFLTTIVIISYMILFLGFSVPIPKSEQSNLDWAMKVVFYQEKASVVLALTVFLDVVYYSMLVPTCWLYIIETFSTSSRIKGWVVIMSLHWLFETCTSLSFSFLMEELNGWLFLIISFICLGGLFFTTQLEETKGKFEFDPEFIMKDSQCDLSDDKTLSGQPANLKFYDESSLSNYVSSTGSKNIRDFDIKGKPFNSTKKSVKESNISKPIINPWETPYGSMESFLNNEKLNQQPANVSNVNVMMKKNLVDAYNRL from the coding sequence ATGGAGAGCTTATCAGTTATCTGGATTATAGGTATAATTTTTGCTTTCATTCTGGACACTATAACTATGTTGATCATTGGTAAAATCATTAACGGTGTTGCAATTGGAATGGCATTTGTTACCATTCCCATATATCAGTACGAAATTATTCCTGTGCAAAATAGAGGTAGGATTTTATcgatatttatatttagtTGTGCATTGGggaatttgtttatttatgTTGTCCGATTAATATCAGAGAGATTCCTTAATGAATCGAAATACTCTCGATTGTTTTGGGCTATTGAAGTGATCCCGCTTGTTTTCGCTGCTACATTTATCGCATTTATACCGGAGTCACCCAAGTGGTTGGCAGTAAATTGCGAATGGACTTCTGCCGCTGATGTTTTAGAACTGATAGAAGTTAAAAACTCTTCTGTCTTAAAACGtcgaaaaacaaaagaggATAGAATAAGATTGGGTGATAAACATTATGTGATTAAAAAGTATTCAACAGGTGTATGTATCAAAAGTTGTTCAATCAATGGATTATTTGGgaaaaaatatatcaaGGAGGTGTGCAGAGgtattttgttgttgtttttcgTTGATTTTACTTCTATTAGCAAGATTTTGGAAAGTTTGGATTACATTTGTCAGTCGTGCCAAATCATGGGTGAAAGTTTGAAAACAGTTACGATTTTCCAGTTATTGATGCGAGTTTTGTTTGCAACAGCaccaattttaataattgatatgaTGAGAAGAAAAGACGTGCTTGTTTTTGGTATGTTTTTGACAACGATTGTGATTATCAGTTATatgattttatttcttgGGTTTTCTGTACCTATTCCAAAAAGTGAGCAGTCAAATTTGGACTGGGCTATGAAGGTTGTTTTCTACCAAGAAAAAGCATCTGTGGTATTAGCATTGACAGTGTTTCTAGATGTTGTGTATTATTCAATGCTAGTGCCAACGTGTTGGTTGTACATTATAGAAACCTTTTCAACCAGTTCAAGAATAAAAGGCTGGGTTGTGATTATGAGTTTGCACTGGTTATTTGAAACATGTACTTCTTTgtctttttcctttttgaTGGAGGAACTTAATGGTTGGttgtttttaattatttcattCATATGTTTAGGTGGATTGTTTTTCACAACACAATTAGAAGAAACAAAGggtaaatttgaatttgatccTGAGTTTATTATGAAGGATAGTCAATGTGACCTTAGTGATGACAAAACCCTATCTGGACAACCAGCTAACTTGAAATTTTATGATGAAAGCTCATTGTCTAATTATGTCAGCTCAACGGGAAGCAAAAATATCAGGGATTTTGACATCAAAGGTAAGCCCTTCAATTCCACTAAAAAAAGTGTTAAAGAAAGCAATATTAGTAAACCAATTATAAATCCATGGGAAACCCCATATGGTAGCATGGAGAGTTTTCTTAATAATGAGAAATTGAATCAGCAACCAGCAAATGTTTCTAATGTCAATGttatgatgaagaaaaatttagtTGATGCTTATAACCGATTGTGA
- a CDS encoding vesicle-mediated transport, Rab-interacting protein, putative (spliced gene) translates to MSQPYTKLKDSQGDLLGDDYIQPDEAPIESTNALESSTSQQQQPLQPQSSTNAQQSTKSHIFQINFYRSFFDLDSDVFYVKLQKALNPLSQANEGDDQRQYPHELYGFVWITGTLIFLMFVSSTGSNLLNQWLRGDDTSKPYSYDFSLLIKSISLFYGYNFIVPFLLWAITTYYNKFPHPIDLVKTISIYGYTNVLWVPITIINLLIVFINSDILKWIFVGVFGAITGFSNLNKISPIVKKNCLILNESGKLYYIILGLLAVIHLLFTIVVKISFFS, encoded by the exons ATGTCTCAACCATATACCAAACTAAAGGACTCTCAA GGTGATTTATTAGGTGACGATTACATTCAACCAGATG AAGCACCAATAGAATCGACGAACGCTTTAGAGTCCTCTACAAGccagcagcaacaaccaTTACAACCTCAATCATCAACTAATGCTCAACAATCTACTAAATCACatatatttcaaataaatttttatcGTTCGttttttgatttagatAGTGATGTATTTTATGTTAAATTGCAAAAGGCGTTAAATCCACTCTCGCAAGCCAATGAAGGAGATGATCAAAGACAATACCCACATGAATTATATGGATTTGTTTGGATTACGGGAACATTGATTTTTCTCATGTTTGTTAGTTCAACTGGGTCAAATCTTTTGAATCAATGGCTACGTGGTGATGATACTTCCAAACCATACTCTTATGATTTTAgtttattaatcaaatcgATATCTTTGTTTTATGGGtataattttattgttcCATTTTTGTTATGGGCCATAACGacatattataataaatttccTCATCCTATAGATTTAGTGAAAACCATTTCGATATATGGATATACCAATGTATTGTGGGTGCCAATAACCATTATCAATTTACTCATAGTTTTCATAAATAgtgatattttgaaatggATCTTTGTTGGAGTTTTCGGTGCTATTACTGGATTCagtaatttgaataaaatcAGCCCTAtagtgaagaagaattgcTTGATTCTTAATGAATCAGGTAAAttgtattatattatacTTGGTTTGTTGGCGGtgattcatttattatttaccaTAGTTGTTAAGATTAGTTTTTTCTCGTAA